Genomic window (Tardiphaga sp. vice304):
CGAACTTGTTGATCGCATGGGTACCAGGCGTGCCGACCAGGAAGGTGTAGCCATCGGGCTCCGCCTTGGCGACGAAGTCGGCGGCGATGTTGCCGCCGGCGCCGGGCTTGTTCTCGACGATGAACTGCTGGCCGAATTCCTCGGAAATCTTGGCGGCGACGACGCGCGCCAGGATATCGGTGGTGCCGCCGGCCGCGAACGGCACGATGAATTTCACCGGCCGCGTCGGCCAGGCATCGGCGGCGCGGGCGTGTCGCGACAGCAGCGGCAGGCCGAGCGCGGCGGCGCCACCGAGGATCAGCGAGCGGCGGGACGGGGAAATGGACATGATATTCTCCACTGACGGCGCCAGGCAGCGCGGGTAGCGGTCATTCGACCGAAAGCTGGCGGGTTGTCGCCCGGATTGCCGCCCGGCACCAGTGGCCAAACGGCTAAAAAGTCCTGGTCTCTGGCATCATGGTAAGGAAAAGTACAAGCCCCAGGCCGGCGATCCCGGCCAGCACCAGAAACGCCGCAGCGTGATTGCGGACAGTGCCGGCACGTACACCGCGGCGGCGACACCGGTCAGCGCCTGCGCGGTGGCGACGAACAGGAAGCCGGGATACAGCGGCAGCACGATCGAGCCGAGCGTGACGGCGACGGCGGCAAGGATGAGCGCGGCGCGTTTCGCGGTGGTCCTGTCGATAAAGGCTCCGGCCGGCGTCTGAGCCACGATGCCGGCCACCGCCGCCACCGACATCACCACGCCGATCGAGGCCTCGTCCCATTTCTGCTCGGTGAGAAGATAGATCGCCAGATAGGGCCCAAGCCCGCCCCGCACATCGGCCAGAAAGAAATTCAGCGCATCGAGAGGGCGCTTGATCGTGTCAGCTTCGGTACGCACCGGCTATCCTTCCGGCACGTCGGTGCCGGCGATCCAACTACGCTTGAGGCCGGGGGTTCCTCGTCGGGCAGAATGGCGACGCCTACGATGTCGAAATTACCGACTATCACTAGGAGAGAGCATGAGCATCGCACGGGAAAAAATCCAAATGCACCGCCTGCCGAGCACCCCGGGCGAGATGCTGCTTCATGAATTCATGCTTCCCAATGAAATGTCGGCACGCGCCCTCGCGCGGGATCTGGGAGTTCCTCCAAACCGCATTACCGGCATCATCAACGGCAAGCGCGCTATGACGGCAGACACGGCCGCCTTGTTCGAGAAGCGTCTTGGCATGCCCGGAGAATTCTGGATGAACCTGCAATCGAATTATGATTTTGCCGTTGCGAGACAGCGGAACGCCAAGGCGGCTTGATCGGTCGCCGCGCCATCATTCGACTTGGGCGTCGCAACAACCTCTGTGTCGTCCCCGCGAAAGCACGGACCCACAGCCTCCGTCCGTTAAAACAGAAACGCCGCGGCTTCCCGGTTTCAACCGAGAGGCCGCGGCGTATGGGTCGGCGCGTTCGCGGGACGACTCGTGGAGCGCGAGAAGGACGCTGCGAATGTTGAGGTCGCAGCTAAAGGCTTCGCATCAGCCGCCGATGCCCTTTTCCTTGAAGTATTTCAGCGCGCCCGGGTGGAACGGGATCGGGGAGCG
Coding sequences:
- a CDS encoding HigA family addiction module antitoxin codes for the protein MSIAREKIQMHRLPSTPGEMLLHEFMLPNEMSARALARDLGVPPNRITGIINGKRAMTADTAALFEKRLGMPGEFWMNLQSNYDFAVARQRNAKAA